A window of Panicum virgatum strain AP13 chromosome 8K, P.virgatum_v5, whole genome shotgun sequence contains these coding sequences:
- the LOC120645026 gene encoding uncharacterized protein LOC120645026 isoform X1: MCAGWSAPPRGAGNPSSGSSRGWRVGRETRRPRPPLLLGEAARGRRRATLGCDPLRAPSDATSVEGLEAMTTSRDDPRDPRAADVAPVPATRLPLARQIPDEEATTTNKRVSGGGSTGIKEQVLTRKRQQVLTKQAVAAKMVVAVLISEISVLVLGSFLAAVNKFIADRYSWNYTVCEYHVYEFFRVSIRSHLSCRQGYRLGLAVMVWISTYD; encoded by the exons ATGTGCGCCGGCTGGTCCGCGCCACCGCGCGGAGCCGGGAACCCCTCCTCTG GATCCAGCCGCGGCTGGCGGGTGGGGCGCGAAACCAGGCGGCCGAGGCCGCCGTTGCTGCTTGGCGAGGCCGCGCGGGGTCGCCGCCGAGCGACGCTAGGCTGTGACCCTTTGCGCGCCCCCAGTGACGCCACCTCCGTCGAGGGGCTCGAGGCCATGACCACATCGCGCGACGACCCCAGGGACCCGCGGGCTGCCGATGtcgcgccggtgccggcgacTCGGCTGCCGCTGGCACGGCAGATCCCGGACGAGGAGGCAACGACCACCAACAAG CGGGTTTCAGGAGGAGGGTCGACGGGGATCAAGGAGCAGGTGCTTACCAGGAAGCGCCAGCAGGTGCTCACCAAGCAGGCTGTGGCGGCTAAGATGGTGGTTGCTGTGCTCATCTCTGAAATCTCAGTTTTGG TTCTTGGAAGCTTTCTTGCAGCAGTGAACAAATTCATTGCTGATCGTTATTCATGGAATTACACAGTATGCGAATACCATGTGTATGAGTTCTTTAGGGTCAGCATACGCTCCCATTTGAGTTGTCGGCAAGGATATAGGCTGGGGTTGGCG GTTATGGTATGGATCTCTACATACGACTGA
- the LOC120645026 gene encoding uncharacterized protein LOC120645026 isoform X2: protein MCAGWSAPPRGAGNPSSGSSRGWRVGRETRRPRPPLLLGEAARGRRRATLGCDPLRAPSDATSVEGLEAMTTSRDDPRDPRAADVAPVPATRLPLARQIPDEEATTTNKRVSGGGSTGIKEQVLTRKRQQVLTKQAVAAKMVVAVLISEISVLGYGMDLYIRLKLAEGMQPQPS from the exons ATGTGCGCCGGCTGGTCCGCGCCACCGCGCGGAGCCGGGAACCCCTCCTCTG GATCCAGCCGCGGCTGGCGGGTGGGGCGCGAAACCAGGCGGCCGAGGCCGCCGTTGCTGCTTGGCGAGGCCGCGCGGGGTCGCCGCCGAGCGACGCTAGGCTGTGACCCTTTGCGCGCCCCCAGTGACGCCACCTCCGTCGAGGGGCTCGAGGCCATGACCACATCGCGCGACGACCCCAGGGACCCGCGGGCTGCCGATGtcgcgccggtgccggcgacTCGGCTGCCGCTGGCACGGCAGATCCCGGACGAGGAGGCAACGACCACCAACAAG CGGGTTTCAGGAGGAGGGTCGACGGGGATCAAGGAGCAGGTGCTTACCAGGAAGCGCCAGCAGGTGCTCACCAAGCAGGCTGTGGCGGCTAAGATGGTGGTTGCTGTGCTCATCTCTGAAATCTCAGTTTTGG GTTATGGTATGGATCTCTACATACGACTGAAGCTTGCCGAGGGTATGCAGCCACAGCCTAGCTAG
- the LOC120645024 gene encoding disease resistance protein RGA5-like has protein sequence MELVMGALPSLIPKLADLVAGEYGLQKEVKGGIIFLQAELESMQGALEKISKTPADKLDDQDKIWARKVREMSYDIEDTIDTYMVRCKGGRKPAEQHGFKEAIDRTLKWFRQPMIRRKIAKEIREIKSHVEEVAMRRDRYQINTDVAKPVTVDPRLLFAQYEVKELVGIDEAREEVIRILMEGNKEVSKQRGKIVSIVGFGGLGKTTLADVVYKKIRARFDCSAFVSVSQTPDLKKLYKQLQYDLGKSINEETLDERRLIELLREFLQDKRYFVVVDDIWDISVWNMIRCALPDNDVGYTIITTTRIADVAEQAGSAYKLKPLSSNNSRKLFFRRIFGNENKDNNEEIEKCPDDELAEVSDRILKKCAGVPLAIITMASLLACKVRNKLEWYEVYNSVGTGMENNMDVENMRKILSFSYYELPCHLRTCLLYLSMFPEDFEIDKDRLIRMWIAEGFIQWEKQGKSPFEIGEFYFNELINRSMIQPIYYFDTGTLYGCRIHDMMLDLIRSFSSEENFVTILSDIDSTSPSSTIRRLSLQNGKKSHVMAQATRNLLQHARSVVIFPAAVAQVPAAGSCRFLRVLDLEHCNLSHTDSLKYLGNLYQLRYLRLYSTDISQLPEEIGNLQFLQTLDVRSNPISILPSSVVELRNLMCLDIDETTRVPNGIGNLTCLEQLAWLCIDGSTINIIEELGQLTELRLLRIQLDEWTDKLLGCLHKLQKIQELHIKVDRWPRNIGGLDAWVAPRHLRLLNAEDFCWFSTLPAWVNPSFVPVLTCLLIAVRELHQVDLDILGRLPALRHLRLEVDNKNLGILQGLIVSPGSFPCLEFCYFFKFVWPVVFQKGAMPRLTSLSLWWLFYAREARGTGSSDGGLDLGLGNLPSLQTGTVGLRCEGASKEAAEQAKAALTHAAEMHPNHPRLHISIVYEG, from the exons ATGGAGCTCGTCATGGGGGCACTGCCCAGCCTCATCCCCAAGCTCGCTGATCTGGTCGCTGGCGAGTATGGTCTGCAAAAGGAGGTGAAGGGGGGGATAATCTTCCTCCAGGCTGAGCTCGAGAGCATGCAAGGTGCTCTCGAGAAGATCTCCAAGACGCCGGCAGACAAGCTTGATGACCAGGACAAGATCTGGGCAAGGAAAGTGAGGGAGATGTCCTACGACATAGAGGACACTATCGACACGTATATGGTGCGATGCAAGGGGGGGAGGAAGCCGGCCGAACAGCATGGCTTCAAGGAAGCCATTGACCGGACCCTTAAATGGTTCAGGCAGCCTATGATCCGCCGTAAGATTGCTAAGGAGATCAGAGAAATCAAGAGCCATGTCGAAGAGGTAGCCATGCGGCGTGATCGGTACCAGATCAACACTGATGTTGCGAAGCCTGTGACTGTCGATCCTCGGTTGCTATTTGCTCAGTATGAGGTGAAAGAGCTCGTTGGCATTGATGAGGCTAGAGAAGAGGTAATCCGGATTCTAATGGAAGGCAATAAGGAAGTGTCCAAGCAGCGCGGCAAGATAGTTTCAATTGTTGGGTTTGGAGGCCTGGGAAAGACTACTCTTGCTGATGTGGTGTACAAAAAGATTAGAGCACGATTTGATTGCTCAGCTTTTGTTTCTGTATCTCAGACACCCGACCTGAAGAAACTATACAAGCAGTTGCAGTATGACCTTGGCAAGAGCATCAATGAAGAAACACTGGATGAGAGGCGGCTCATCGAACTACTCCGAGAATTCCTTCAAGACAAAAG GtattttgttgttgttgatgacatATGGGATATCTCAGTTTGGAATATGATTAGATGTGCTTTGCCTGATAATGATGTTGGATACACTATTATTACAACTACCCGTATTGCTGATGTTGCTGAACAAGCTGGTAGTGCTTACAAGCTGAAACCCCTTTCTTCAAACAACTCTCGGAAGCTATTTTTTAGAAGAATATTTGGTAACGAAAACAAAGACAACAatgaagaaatagaaaaatgtcCTGATGATGAACTTGCAGAAGTATCTGACAGAATACTAAAGAAATGTGCTGGTGTGCCCTTAGCAATTATTACAATGGCTAGCTTGCTAGCTTGCAAAGTAAGAAATAAACTGGAGTGGTACGAGGTGTACAATTCTGTTGGTACTGGCATGGAAAACAATATGGATGTGGAGAATATGAGAAAGATATTGTCTTTCAGCTATTATGAGCTGCCATGCCATCTAAGGACTTGCTTGTTATATTTAAGCATGTTTCCTGAAGATTTTGAAATTGACAAGGACCGCTTGATAAGAATGTGGATAGCTGAAGGTTTTATCCAATGGGAAAAACAGGGGAAGAGTCCATTTGAAATAGGAGAGTTTTACTTCAATGAGCTCATAAACAGAAGTATGATCCAACCGATATATTACTTTGACACTGGCACACTATATGGTTGCCGCATACATGATATGATGCTCGATCTTATCCGTTCCTTTTCAAGCGAGGAAAACTTTGTTACCATACTAAGTGATATCGATAGCACATCTCCATCAAGTACGATTCGGAGGTTGTCCCTTCAAAATGGCAAGAAAAGTCACGTGATGGCTCAGGCTACTAGAAACTTGTTGCAACATGCAAGGTCAGTTGTTATCTTCCCAGCAGCCGTTGCTCAAGTGCCGGCTGCTGGCAGCTGCCGATTTTTACGTGTACTGGATTTGGAGCATTGCAACCTTTCAC ATACTGATAGCCTTAAGTACCTTGGAAATTTATACCAGTTGAGGTACTTAAGACTATATTCTACGGATATTTCTCAGCTCCCGGAAGAAATAGGAAACCTGCAGTTTCTACAAACATTGGATGTGAGGAGCAATCCTATTTCCATCTTGCCTTCAAGTGTTGTCGAGCTAAGAAATTTGATGTGCCTAGACATTGACGAGACTACAAGAGTGCCAAATGGAATCggaaacctaacatgccttgaGCAGCTGGCATGGTTATGCATTGATGGGTCCACCATAAACATTATAGAGGAGTTGGGCCAGCTAACTGAACTGAGGTTGCTGCGTATTCAATTGGACGAGTGGACCGACAAGCTGTTGGGGTGCCTACACAAGTTACAAAAGATCCAGGAACTACATATAAAAGTCGATCGTTGGCCACGCAACATCGGTGGATTGGATGCCTGGGTCGCTCCTCGACATCTCCGTTTATTGAATGCAGAAGACTTCTGTTGGTTTTCTACACTGCCGGCTTGGGTGAATCCATCGTTTGTTCCGGTTCTCACCTGCCTACTGATTGCCGTGAGGGAGCTACATCAGGTGGATCTCGACATCCTCGGGAGGTTGCCAGCTCTCCGCCATCTACGGCTGGAGGTGGACAATAAGAACCTGGGAATCCTTCAGGGGTTAATTGTTAGTCCTGGTTCGTTCCCGTGCCTTGAATTCTGTTACTTCTTTAAATTTGTATGGCCAGTGGTGTTTCAAAAAGGAGCTATGCCAAGGCTCACATCGCTTAGCCTCTGGTGGTTGTTTTATGCGCGGGAGGCAAGAGGAACTGGCAGCAGCGATGGTGGTCTCGACTTGGGCCTGGGGAACCTGCCATCGCTGCAGACGGGCACGGTTGGGCTCCGATGTGAAGGCGCTagcaaggaggcggcggagcaagCCAAAGCTGCGCTGACGCATGCAGCTGAAATGCATCCCAATCATCCCCGACTTCATATAAGTATTGTATATGAAG gttga